The window TCCTTGGAGTGGTTACAGTTTACGGTCCACAAAGCATGAGGGAATGATCGCAGCGCTGGTACTGGGGCTTCTATTTGGCATAGGCTTGGGACCATGTACTTTCGCCTACCTGGCTCCGTTACTGGTCGTGATATTTCAATTTGCCTCGACAAGTATATCCAAAGCTGTATTCCTGCTGGCTGCCTTCGGAGTCGGTCACTGTGCAGTGATTGTTGGAGCGGGGACGTTCACTACCAGGGTGCAGCAATATTTAAACTGGACAGAATCCACCAGGATGGCAACCTATCTCAAGAGAATATGCGGCGCTTTGGTGGTACTAGCGGGCCTATACATGATATTAGGGCTGCTTGTGCTGCGTAGCGCAGCGTAGCGGGATGAGCCCCTGATCTACCCTTTCAAAACAACTGCTTACGAATCTTTCCTCACCTTTCCATATACTGGCGGGTACGGCATACAGTCCCCAGTGAATAAACATGCCGAAGCGCGCCTCACGCCACCACGCCATGCGGGCATCGCGCTCCGCTCTGGTTTCCTGCAGGTAGTCTTTGGGAGAAGGCCGCCCGGTACAGGAGAGCTGTACCAGAAGACCGGTCAGCAGCGATCCGGTCAGAATCATGGTGCGAAGGTTGTTTCTGCCGTAGCCTTTCAGGCTGAGATTTGACTTGATCACACTGCATATCTTCATGGTTTTATCCTAATAGAAACCTGGCACCGGCCCCATGACGCGAGAGCCGCAGGTCTGTCTGCCGAACGATAATTTGGACAAATACACCAGGCAGGTTATTCCAAAGGGACCGGTGAGCAGCCCTGGTTCAGCGCAACTCCCTTAACCCGCAGGGTATTGCCGAACTGGTCATTGCCGATCGTATATAAACCGGGCCTAAACATGAATAGCGAGGCTGAAACAACAGAAAACAACAACCATCAGTACAATATGTTTATTTCTCAACATCCTAGCCGCCCGGAACGTCCCCGGACCAACCCATCTTTGTGCGGAGGATGTGGAAGTAGTCGCTGTCCAGCAGGCGCACCATATTGATATTCCAGGTGGCCCGCCGGGTGGTGACCACGGACCGGCTGTCGATCTCGAACTTGACCTGCCCGTCCAGCGTGAGGGCGATGCCTTCCTGGTCCTCTTTGAAGCGGATGACGATCTTATCAGTGCTGGGCACGACGATCGAGCGGGCCGAGAGGGAATGCGGGCAGATGGGGGTGATCGTCAATGCCTCCAGGGCGGGCACCACAATGGGGCCTCCGGCCGAAAGGGAGTAGGCCGTTGAGCCGGTAGGGGTGGCAATAATAAGCCCGTCTGATACGTAGTCGTTCAGCTTGCGCCCGGTTACCTCCACCTTGGTATGGAGGAGCCGTGGCGAACTGCCCCGGTCTACCACCAGATCGTTGATAGCATAGTAGGTCTCGAACTTGTCGCCATGCTGCAGATCCACGGCCAGCACCATGCGCTCTTCCAGGCGGTACTGATCGTTGAGGACCTGTTCCAGGGCCTTGAAGGTATCGACGGCGGGGACCTCCGCCAGGAAGCCCAGGCCGCCCATATGGATCCCGAGGATCGGAACCTTGGCCTTGCCGATAATCCGGGCGGTGGACAGGATAGTACCGTCGCCGCCGATGGATAGCATCACGTCCACCTGCCGCACGATGCTAGCCGTTGAACAGACTTTCACCTGCTTGGGTGGCTGGTAGGCAGAGCCCACCAGGCGGTCGGTCAGGACCACGGTTTGATCCCGCTCCAGTAGCCACTCCACCAGCGGGGGCAGGAGCTGCCACAGGTCCGCCTTGCGATAATTAGCGACAATCCCGAAGGACTTCATTCATCCTCCTTTGTATCCGACGCCGGGAGCCCGGGCTGCTCTTCGAAGCCCGCCGAGGTCTTCAACAGCATCTTGACTTTCTCCTCCGCATCGGCCAGCTGGGCCTGACAGAACTCAGCCAAACGCTTTCCTTCGGCGAATAGCTGCAGTGAACGATCCAGACTCACCGATTCCGACTCCAGCTGCGCTACAATGTCATGCAGCTGTTCCAGGGCTTCTTCAAAGGTCAGTTCCGGTTTCTTCTCAGCCATTGGCTAATTCTCCTCCAGGCGGGTAACTTCTACGCCGGCGGTGCCATCGCTCAGATGCAGCGTCAGGGCCTGCTGAAGCCCAAGGCCCCTACGGCGGGTGACCACCTGTCCGGTCTGGTCATCGGTGACGATCACGTACCCCCGCTCCAGCACCCCCCGGGGATTAAGGGCCTGGAGACCGGTCGCCGCTACTTCGAGAGCCTGTGATTTGCGTGCTATCAGGTGAGCTATGCCCAGCTTCAGGCCATCGGCCAAGCGTTCAAGCTGTTCTTTCCGGTTTTCAATGAGTACCAGCGGCTGACGGAAGGCGTAACGCTGGCGTAATTGGATCACTTGCTGTTGTAAATCCTGGATTCGTCGGCGGATCACCCGCTCCATAGCTGTTAACTGCTCATCCACATATTGCAGGTAGGCCTCCCTTTCGGGCACCGCCAGCTCGGCTGCTGCCGATGGTGTAGGCGCCCGCATATCCGCCACCAGATCGCAGATGGTAATATCGGTCTCATGTCCCACCGCCGAGAGCGTAGGCAGAGGACAAGCGGCCACCGCCCGGGCCACTTCCTCCTCGTTGAAGGGCCACAGGTCCTCCAGGGAACCGCCGCCTCTGGCCAGGATCACCAGGTCCACCCGAGCGTAGGCGCCGAATTCAGCCAGAGCGGCTGCGATGTCTGTCGCGGCCCCCTCACCCTGCACCAAAGTGGGCCTTACAATCAGGGTCACGTGAGGGGCCCGCCGCCTGACCACCTGCATGATATCGCGGATGGCCGCACCTGTCGGTGAGGTCACCAGCCCGATGCGCCGCGGGAACGTGGGCAGAGGCTTTTTACGGGCCGGGTCAAAAAGGCCTTCGGCCTGGAGCCTTTGTTTAAGGTCTTCAAAGGCCAGCCACAGCTCGCCCGCCCCCGCGGGGTAGAGATTCTGCAAGACCAGCTGATACTGCCCCCGGGTCTCATACAGGGTCAGACCCCCGCGAGCCAGAACCTTTTGACCGTTCACCGGGCTGAAGGCCAGTGAAACATTGAGCGAGGCAAACATTACAGCAGCTACCTCGGCCCGGTCATCTTTCAGAATAAAATACATGTGACCGGAAGTGTGGTGCTTGAAGTTTGATATTTCGCCCTCCACCCAGACAGGGGCAAAATGTGATTCCAGGAGCTGTTTCGCCTGACGATTCAGCTGCGAGACGGAGAGAATCTCAAGGGGACCGGCCGGCGACATCTATCGAGGGGAGGTTGGTTTTCCGGCCCCCTCCCAGGCCCGGAGCCACAGCACGGCCAGCCTAGTAGCGACTAGAGACACCCTGCACCACGCCATGGGACCGGTTCGGGAGTAGAGCTCGGTAAGATCTGCCTGTGGGATTGCCTCCGGATTGGCGGAATATCCCAGGACAACCACCGCTTTTTCAGAACCATTTTTCTCTTCAGCCTGCCCATTGACCAACCTGTGGATCTCGTAACACCAACTCCTGCCACTGGTAATAGTCAGACCTAGCCGCAGAACTGCCACCGGGATGAGGTATCGCAACGCCATTGGTGCTTCTCAGGCCCTGGCGGAAGCAGGCGTCTGTTAGCGCAGTTTCTTCTTGTGGCGATTGGCGCGTAACCGCTTTTTGCGCTTGTGGGTATTGATTTTACGGCGCTTCCGCTTGCGTCCGCAGGGCATGCCTATTCCTTAACAAATTGATCAATTAATCAAATGATATCTATTGCACCGAATCCGGTTGCAAAGCCTGGTCAACGGCAATCCGCAGGGTTTTGGAGGGTTTGAAAACCGGTACCGAACGCCGGTCCAAGCGAACCGTTTCCTGCGTGGCCGGATTGCGTGCCTCCCGTGGCTGACGGATACGTACGAGGAAGGTGCCAAAGCCCCGCAACTCCACCTTCTTGCCCATCGTAAGAACCTCCTGGACGGTCCCCAACAGGCCGTCCACAATTGTTTCCGTCTCCACTTTTGTCAGCCCGGTGTTCCGGGCCAGGAAATGAATGAGTTCACTCTTAGTCAGACCGGGGCGATCTTCCAAGAGATCCATCAGCTCGCTTCGGATCATGCCACCTCTCCTCCTTATCTCATGAGGTATTGCGGCAGAAGTTGTGGGAACCAGCTGGGGCGGGAGTTGCTTCCCAGCAGAAGATCCCAGAGGGAGATGCGCCGCCGTTCTATCGGCCTAACGATGACAGGGCGTTTCGAGCTGCCAGTAAGGGCCCCCGCCAGGTCAATAGCATCTTCGAATCCTCCCAGAACATCAATCAGGCCCAGATTCAGCGCCTGCCGACCGGTGAATACCTCGCCGGTAGCCAGTTCCTTTACGCGCTCCAAGGATAGATTCCGCTCCATCGCCACCACCTCGGTGAATTGAGCGTGAAGGTCGTCGATCACCTGTTGAAAGCTCCGGCGATCACTTTCCGTCGGGATACGGAAGGGCGAGCCCGCATCTTTCAAGGAACCACTCTTGATTACTTCCATCTGGACACCAATTTTGTCCATCAGGTCCGCTGCTACCGGGTAGTCCAAGACCACCCCGATGGAACCGGTAGTAGTACCAGGAGTAGCGACAATGGTATCTGCTGCTACGGCTATATAATAGCCGCCAGAGGCGGCCACTGTGCCCAGGGAGGCGATAACCGGCTTTGAGCCCTGCTCACTCATCTTGCGCAACTTGGCGTAAATCTCCTGACTGGCGGCCACTGTGCCCCCGGGGGAGTTAATTCGCACCAGAATGGCCTCAATGTCCTTGCGCCGGCTAAACTGATCCAGCTGGCGGACAATCCGCTCACTTTCAACGATAAGTCCTTCAATCTCAACCACTCCAACACGGGGACCATCGCCTACTTTCCAGGCTTCGGTCCGCGGTCGGCGGAACAGCGACAAGATTAATACAATCACGAAGAGGGCCGCGACCCAGAGCATCCACTTCAACGTTCGATCGTAGCGACTGGTGCTCATCCCTTCTGCTTCCAGATTACCAACCTTTGCCCAACACGAATATAATTGGAATTGGCACTTATGCCGTTCCAGCTGCGCAGCTTGGACAGACCCACACCATGAGCCTCGGCAATTTGACTCAGGGTGTCCCCCACACGGACAGTGTAGGTATACCTCTCCATGTCATCCACATTCGCCGGTTGAAGACTCGCCAGCCCAGTAGGCTTGGTCGAAGCCGGAACCCAGATAACCAGCTTTTGCCCTACCCGAATGTAGCTGGAACCGGGCCGTAGACCGTTCCAGAGGCGCAGCTTGGAAAGGCCAACCCCATGGTCCTCGGCAATCTCGCTCAGTGTGTCTATAGGGCGGACCGTATATAAGATCTTTTTCATATCGGGATTCAGGGGGATTTCCATCTGCCGGGCGGCTACGCTGGAAGTGGGCACCGGAATCTCCAACCGTTGTCCCACCCGCAGCCGGTTCCAGTTGCGCAAATTATTAGCTCTGGCAATGGCAGGCATGGATACACCATAGCGCTTGGAGATTGAGT of the Candidatus Neomarinimicrobiota bacterium genome contains:
- a CDS encoding cytochrome c biogenesis CcdA family protein, producing MIVDLFSALSEASQGSLGFALLAAFTWGLLSILLSPCHLSSIPLIIGFINTQGHVTVGRSFKLSLIFASGILVTIALIGIITAAFGRLLGDVGTIGNYIVAIIFIVVGLYLLDILRLPWSGYSLRSTKHEGMIAALVLGLLFGIGLGPCTFAYLAPLLVVIFQFASTSISKAVFLLAAFGVGHCAVIVGAGTFTTRVQQYLNWTESTRMATYLKRICGALVVLAGLYMILGLLVLRSAA
- a CDS encoding NAD(+)/NADH kinase — encoded protein: MKSFGIVANYRKADLWQLLPPLVEWLLERDQTVVLTDRLVGSAYQPPKQVKVCSTASIVRQVDVMLSIGGDGTILSTARIIGKAKVPILGIHMGGLGFLAEVPAVDTFKALEQVLNDQYRLEERMVLAVDLQHGDKFETYYAINDLVVDRGSSPRLLHTKVEVTGRKLNDYVSDGLIIATPTGSTAYSLSAGGPIVVPALEALTITPICPHSLSARSIVVPSTDKIVIRFKEDQEGIALTLDGQVKFEIDSRSVVTTRRATWNINMVRLLDSDYFHILRTKMGWSGDVPGG
- the xseB gene encoding exodeoxyribonuclease VII small subunit — translated: MAEKKPELTFEEALEQLHDIVAQLESESVSLDRSLQLFAEGKRLAEFCQAQLADAEEKVKMLLKTSAGFEEQPGLPASDTKEDE
- the xseA gene encoding exodeoxyribonuclease VII large subunit, whose protein sequence is MSPAGPLEILSVSQLNRQAKQLLESHFAPVWVEGEISNFKHHTSGHMYFILKDDRAEVAAVMFASLNVSLAFSPVNGQKVLARGGLTLYETRGQYQLVLQNLYPAGAGELWLAFEDLKQRLQAEGLFDPARKKPLPTFPRRIGLVTSPTGAAIRDIMQVVRRRAPHVTLIVRPTLVQGEGAATDIAAALAEFGAYARVDLVILARGGGSLEDLWPFNEEEVARAVAACPLPTLSAVGHETDITICDLVADMRAPTPSAAAELAVPEREAYLQYVDEQLTAMERVIRRRIQDLQQQVIQLRQRYAFRQPLVLIENRKEQLERLADGLKLGIAHLIARKSQALEVAATGLQALNPRGVLERGYVIVTDDQTGQVVTRRRGLGLQQALTLHLSDGTAGVEVTRLEEN
- a CDS encoding HU family DNA-binding protein: MIRSELMDLLEDRPGLTKSELIHFLARNTGLTKVETETIVDGLLGTVQEVLTMGKKVELRGFGTFLVRIRQPREARNPATQETVRLDRRSVPVFKPSKTLRIAVDQALQPDSVQ
- the sppA gene encoding signal peptide peptidase SppA — translated: MSTSRYDRTLKWMLWVAALFVIVLILSLFRRPRTEAWKVGDGPRVGVVEIEGLIVESERIVRQLDQFSRRKDIEAILVRINSPGGTVAASQEIYAKLRKMSEQGSKPVIASLGTVAASGGYYIAVAADTIVATPGTTTGSIGVVLDYPVAADLMDKIGVQMEVIKSGSLKDAGSPFRIPTESDRRSFQQVIDDLHAQFTEVVAMERNLSLERVKELATGEVFTGRQALNLGLIDVLGGFEDAIDLAGALTGSSKRPVIVRPIERRRISLWDLLLGSNSRPSWFPQLLPQYLMR